TCAATTCAATCTTAATGGTCAATGGTTCTAGAATTTGATGCAATTCCCACATTGATTGGTATATTGATTTTAGTTATTCCTTCAATGTTATTAGGTAGAATTTGTAAACATTTTGGAATTTCTGAAATTATTGGTTTTGTAATTGGTGGAATAATCTTTAGTCCATTTGCGTTGGGAGGATGGATTCAATTCTTTGATAGACCAATTGTAGAATTAAATGAATTGATTTTATCATTTTGGCAAATTGCTGGAATTATAATTTTATTTTCAGCTGGTCTTCATTTTCCTTTTTCTAGTTTAAAGAATGCAGGAATCAAAGCTATGATAGTTGGTGTAACAGGAGTAATTGTTCCACTAGCACTTGGATATGGAATTTCTGTTTTACTTGGAATTGAGTGGATGGTTGCAATGATTATTGCTGCAACTCTAAGTGCAACAAGTATTGCAGCAGCTGTAACTATTCTAGATGAATTAGGTAAGGAGAAAACTCAGGAAGGAAATATTTTGGTTAATGCTGCAGTTCTTGATGATGTATTAGGATTGGCAATTTTATCATCTATAATTTCAATAGTAATTGCACATGCATTACCATCTCTGGAGTTAGTATTGTTTGAGATATCAGAATCATTGATTTTATGGATTGTTATTTTATTAGGTTCTGTATTTTTACTTCCTAAGATGGTTCATGCTGTAGCAGCTATGAGACCTACCTCCCTTGAATCACGAGGTACAAAACAAGCAACTGCATTAGGTTCAGCATTTGGTATAGCAGCCATTGCTGCAAGTATTGGTCTTAATCCGATAGTAGGAGGATTTGCAGCAGGAATGGGACTTGCAGGTTCAAAGTTAGCAAGGCAAGTTAAAGAATTTGTTGGGGAATTACAAATTATTTTTGCACCATTCTTCTTTGCAATAATAGGTGCACATATCGATATTGCAAATATTCTGAGTGTAGATCTAGTCTTATTTGTTGTAATATTGATTATTGCAGTTCTTGGTAAAATTTTGGGTGCTGGAATTCCAGCTATCATACTACTCAAAGATAAAAACAAAGGTTTACGAATAGGATACGGAATGGTTGTTAGAGGCGAGATTGCAGTTATCACGGCAGGGTTGGGATTAGCTTATGGAATTATTTCAGAAAGCATTTTTTCAACATTAATTTTTGTAATATTAGGCACAATTATTATTGGACCAATATTACTAAGGCATTCATTTAAAAAAACATGATGAAATTTCAAATTCTACTTAGTTCTTTTTAGATTTTACAAGTGCAGTTATAGCAATTCCAATACCAACTATACCAACTCCAATACCAATGTACCCTACATTCATTTGTTGTCTTAATTCTTGAAGAGAATTAACTGATTCTTTCAAATCATGTATATCACCAATTAATGTAGTATGCCCATCAATAATTTGAGTTAATGTAAGATCTGATGGTTCAGGAAATTCAATGTAAGCACGTTCTTCAACTTTTGGTGGATGCATTGACAAACTAATTGGAGTATCTTCAATTGTTCCTAAAATATTTGCTTGATAAAATCCAGAAATGGTTGGATTGATAAATGCATAATATTTTCCTGGAATGTTATGATCAGGAGACAAAGGTAGTGTTATACTCTCATCTTGGTAGTTTAATTTTATTTTAATTGTTTTTTTTAATCCTGTAATTCCATTTTTAAAAACTTGATCTTTAAGTTCTAATGCAGGTTCAAGTGGACTAACATAAAATTCAATTGCATTAGTTTCTCCAGAAACTACCGGTTCATTCATCCAACCTATTTCTACTCTATATTCACCAACAGAGTCAACTGTATGGCCATATGCAATTCCTGCTAAACCTGGAATAATTAACAAAAATAATAACAAGAGTTTTATTTTCAATACTAAAAAAACTTAATCTGATTTTAAAAACCTTCTACTAATTTTCAGAAATAAATTCTAAGATTCAGGATAGTCATCAAGGGGGTTTGATTTTTTGAAATTTTTCATCTCTTCATCAAAGAAGAATTTTTCAGTTAGTGCAGGTTTTAAATCATCTAACCAAATTGCATTTTCATCGTATTTAGCAAAAAATGGAACTTGTACCCAGTTAGGATTTCTACCTTGTAAAAATCTCAAAACAATTACTTTTTGATCATGTAAATCTGCAGTTCCAATAACATGTACTTTTCCTGGAGTTGCAGACATACTAGGTCCTCTAACAGTTCTTGCTAATCCACTAACTGAAGAATATGCTTTTTTGAAAATTTGATATGCCTTTACTAAAGGAACACCAAAGTAATGCTGAGCGCCAGTATCTCTTACAACGAACATGTAATATGGAATACATCCCAATTGAACTTGTTTGGTCCACATTTTTGCCCACATTTCAGCATCATCGTTTATGTGTGCTAAAAGTGGAGATTGTGTTCTAATTATTGCACCAGTAGATCTAACTGCTTTTATTGCATTTTTTACTGCATCTGTTGATAATTCATTCAGATGATTAAAGTGACCCATGATTGCAAGATGTAATCCGCTATCAACAATTTTTCTAAAAACATCTAGCATTTCTTGAGAATCAGAATCTGTTAAAAATTTGTAAGGCCAATATGATAGAGCTTTTGTTCCAATTCTAATTGTTTTCAGATTTGGAAGTTTTGCATCAAGTAAAGTATCAATATATTTTGAGAAAATTTTTGCTTTCATAATCATTGGATCCCCGCCGGTAAATAACACGTCACTAATCTCTGGATGTTCTTTAACATACTGAACTAGTTGTTCTCCTTCTTGCATTGCAAATTTCATTTCATCCATTCCTACAAATTGTGGCCATCTAAAACAAAAGCTGCAATATGCATGACATGTTTGACTTTGACTTGGAAAGAAAAGACAGGTTTCTTTGTATTTGTGTTGCATTCCATATAATTTTGTTCCATCTTTCAATGTTGGAACATTTAGTTCCATTTGACCTGCAGGATGTGGATTTAGTTGTAAACGAATTTCATTTGCAATAGATGTAATTTCTTTTTTATCTAAATTGTTTTTTAATGCTGTTGCCATTTTTTCATAATGTTCAGGTTTTAACATTCCTTTTTGAGGAAAAGTTAGTACAAACATCGGATCATTAGGAATGTTATTCCAATCAATTAATTGCTCAACAACATAGTTGTTTGCTTTAAATGGTAAAACATTTCCAACAACTTCCATTTCAAATTGAGTTTCTTCTCCAAGATTCTGAATTTGTGGAATGGTTCGAAAATTAGATAATGTGTAAGATTTTAGTGATGGTGAATTATCCCAAATGGTTTCTTGATAGGTCACTTTGTTACTAGTACAAATACCATTGTTAAAGGTTACAGGTTTTTTTATGCGTGAAAATTTTAAATTTTATAATAGTTTTATTAAAGATTCTAACAGGAATGAGAGTTCAGGTTACCTATGTATGATAGAAAAAAAGAGAAAAAGTGATCTAAATGGCTGAAGAAATAATTGATGCAGTAACAGGTCAAGTAGACCAATTTCAAGGTATTTCTCAGCTTCTAGCTTCGTCTGAATCTCTTCAGGCAGCATTTATTGTATTAATTGTAGGAATTATTGGAATCGTAGTAATTTATCGTACATTTTCAAAATGGGTAAAGAAGCAAAAATTGAATTATGTACGACCACATCTTTCAAGATTTATCAGGGTGGTGGTTTTACCATTTTTTGCTATTATATTAATTACCTCAGTAAATTTCTACATACAATCATTTGCTCTGTTTGAAAATGATGTTTTAGATTATGCAAAGGAAAAACTAAATCCTAGTGAAACATTTGCAAAGATTCTCAATACAATAAATATTCTTGTTATTGGATACTCTATTGCTCATATAATTCCAATAGTACTTCGTAAAAAAGAAAAATCTAATTTGGAGAAAGAAGATTTTGAGGCATGGAAAGAGTTACGTGGATTTTTAGATGATGATAATGATCTTTTTCATAAATTCTACAGGTGGGTTCCTCCAAAACACACACCAGAAGAACTAACAGGTGAAGAATTTGAAAAAAATCTCAAGACAGAGGAAGGTAAAAAATTCCTTGAAGAATTTAGAACAACAAAAGGACTACCTATTGGTAGCTATGAACAATTAGTTAAAGATCCATTTGAAGAATGGAAAAAATCTGAGAGAGTCAAGTATCAAAAATATTATGATGATTGTATTTCTGGAAATAATGAATCTGGAAAAAAGCTAAAACCTGGACAAGACGTTGAGGAAATTTTCCCTATAGATACATGGAGAGAAGAAAAAAGATTTAGCGGATTTGATCCAGTAGTTTCTGGATCAAAACCACCAGGTTATGCAAAAAGAAAAAGAAAAGATCTTCCAAAATCAATTTCTCAGATTTTACCACTTGGAATTTTTGTTGCAGTAATACTTGGAGTAATTAGTTGGTGGGGAATAGATTTGATAATACTTGCAACTGCTACAGGAGGATTTGCCATAGGTATAGGATTAGCACTACAAGAAACCATGCAAAATTATTTTGCATACATATTGATTAGAAAGGACAAGATTTTTGCAGAAGGTGAGCGTGTTCAATTAGATACTGGATATAATGGATATGTGCATAAAATCACTCCTAGAGTAACTTTCATTCGTGATGCATTAAATGAATCATATGCAGTAATTCCAACAAGGCAGCTTGTTAATTCTCAAATTATTAATTATTCAAAAGAAATCAAAATGGTACCAGCAATTGTTGAAGTAGGAGTTTCTTATCTCAATAATCCAAAGCAAGTCGCTGCAATTTTAGTTAAGATTGGAAAGCGGGCTATGAAAGAGGTTATAGATGAAAGAGGAAGACATCTAGTCAGGCAGCAAAGATGTCCTTATTTGGATAACAATAAGCCTAGTTGTGGATGTGACAAAGATATTCATGTTGAAATAAATCAACCTGTTGTTAGATTTAACAAATTTAATGATTCATCACTTGATTTTTCATTATGGGTTTATGTTAGAGATTATGGTGCACAATTCAAAACTAAAACGGACATTAGGGTAATTATGTATGAAGAATTTAAAAAATATGATATCAGAATTCCATGGCCAATTAGAACAGTGTATCAAGGAGATGAAAAGCGGGAGGATGAGGAAATCAGAAAGCTTGATGACAAAAGAAACAAAGTTGTTGATGAATTTGGTATAGGAGATATAGGTCGTGGAGGCGGAGAGGATTAATCTTCTCAAAACTTAAGAATCCCATTAAATCACATTTTCTTGTTGAGTAATATATCAATAATTTCAGGAAAAACATCTGAGGATTTAGCAAGAAAATTATCTAAGAAGATAAAGGCAAATCTAGTAAAATCGGAGATTAGAGTTTTTGCTGATGGGGAAAGTAAAATTACGTTAAATGGAAATCTATCAAAGAAAAAATCAGTTGTGGTACAGTCAATTTATCCGCCAGTTGATACCAATTTGATACAAGTATTATCATTGATTTCAAAAGCTAAAGAAATTTCATCACAAGTAATTGCTGTAATTCCATACATGGGATATGCAAGACAAGATAGAGAGTTTTTGCCTGGCGAAATTGTAACGATGAAAGTTCTAGGGAAATTATTCAAAGGTGCAGGTGCATCAAAAGTTATCGTAGTTGATATTCACAGTATGATTGGATTTAAGCACTTTACTATAAAGACAAAAAATGTAACTGCAATTTCAGATCTTGTACAGTATTTTAAGAAATTGAGGCTAAAAAATCCTCTGATTGTATCCCCTGATCAGGGTGGAAAAGAAAGGGCAAGGGAATTCGCAAGGGAATTCGGTTCAGAGTTTATCGCTTTAGAAAAAAAGAGAGATAGAAAAACAGGTAAGGTACAGATTCAAACTAAAAATGTAGAAGTTGCAGGAAGAGATCTAATTCTAGTTGATGATATGATAAGTACTGGTGGAAGTATTGTTAAAGCTACACAATTTCTCAAAAAACAAAAATGCAAAAGAGTGTATGTTGCATGTACACATGCACTTTTAATGAATGATGCAGAAAATAAAATTAGAAAAGCAGGAGTCACAAAAATTGTTAGTGCAAATACAATTCCAGGTAAAACATCAATAGTAGATGTTTCAAATACAATTGCAAAGGCAATAGCATAATGCCAGAAAGTTTTTTTATTTTATCTAAAGATTATCTAGAACTTGCTACTGATGAAATAATTGCATTATCAAAAATGTATGATAGATTTTCTAAAGTTAAAATAATTTCAAATCTAGTAATTATCCAATCAAAAACAAACTGGGAAAAAATTTCAAAGCGTGCGTCATTTGTAAAAATTTCTGGTCAGATATTAAGAAAGATGTCAGGATTATTTTTAGATGAAGAAAATTTGGGGGTGTTAAAAAATGCTAAAACCTTTGTTTGTAGAATAATCAATTTGTCATCCAATCAATTCAATATTCCCGAATTGGAGAGTTCTATGGGAGATATGGTATCAAAGTTTTCTCATGCAAAAGTAAAATTGGAAGATCCCGACATTACGGTATATCTAATTTTTACAGATAAAGAAAACTTTTTTGGATTTTCAAAAAGAGTCAAAAAAGAGAGTAGACCTAAAAAGATTACAAAATATCCTCATGAATTAGATTGGAAATTAACAAGAGTCATGATAAATTTAATAGGAATGAGAGAAGGAAAAACTATTTGTGATCCATTCTGTGGTACAGGTACAACTCTTTTAGAAGCCAAATCAATGGGAATTCATGCAATTGGATTAGATTTTGATGAAAAGATGTGTGCAATTTCAAAAGAAAATCTTGTGACAAATGGCTATAAATCAAAAGTATTCAACTCAGATTTTCAAGAATTATCAAAGATTTCTGAAGAATTTGACGGTATTGTTACTGATTTACCATATGGAAGATCTTCAAGGGCGTCAGAAAAACCAGAGGAGATCCTGAGGAGATTTTTCTCAATTTTGCCTAAACGTAAAAGAATTGCAATCATGTACAAAAAAGAATTGGATAGTAAATTGAGATTAAAGGGACTAAAAAAATATGAAATCTATAGGCATAAAAGCTTGACAAGGACAATTTTGATAAAATGAAACTCGTGTTTTTAGGTACATCAGCAGCCCAACCTACTGAGAAAAGAGGATTGTCCTGTATTTGTTTAGAAAGAGAAGGTGAAATTCTAATGTTTGATGCAGGAGAAGCAACACAAATTTCCTATATGAAATCAGGTTTAGGGTGGAATAAAAAAATGAAATTGTTTGTAACGCATCTACATGGAGATCATTGTGTAGGGATTTTGGGATTGCTGCAAACAATGTCTATGCAAAATAGAACAGAAACTTTGGAAATTTTTGGACCAAATGGAATTGAAGAATTTATTGCTGCTAACATCAAAGTATTAAATTTTGGATTATCATTTCCTGTTTTAATTACTATTATTAAAGAAGGGAAAGTTTTTGAAGATAAAAAATATTCAATTCATGCTTGTAAAGCAAATCATTCAGTTACTGCATTTTCATATCTATTTGAAGAAAAGGATAAGCCAGGAAGATTCAATATTGATGAAGCTAAAAAATTAGGAATTCCAGAAGGGGAGTTGTGGAATAAATTGCAAAATGGAAATAAAATAGAAATTAATGGAAAAATAATAAAACCAGATCAGGTATTAGGAGAAAAACGTCCTGGAAAAAAGATTGGTATTTCAGGAGATACAATGCCTACCAAAGAGTTAGAAAAATTTTTTGAGGATTGTGATTATCTGGTATTTGATTCCACATTTCTAGATGAAGAAAAACAAAGAGCACAAGATACTTGCCATTCTACTGCAAAGCAAGCTGCAACAATAGCAAAAGATGCAAAAGTAAAAAATTTAGTTTTAACACATTTTTCAGCAAGATACAAAGACGAAGTTGGACATTTAGAAGAAGCAGGAAAAATTCATGATTCAGTAATTGCTGCAAGAGATCTTTTAGAAATAGAAATTAAATAAGATGTTTAAATTAACCAAAGACCAGATTGATAGTATTAAAAAAATCGTATTTGTAACAGGAGCAGGAATTTCTCAAGAAAGCGGTATTCCAACATTTAGAGGAAAAGATGGATTATGGAGAAAGCATGATGCCATGAAATTAGCAACAATTGATGCATTCTATGATAATCCAAAATTGGTTTGGGAGTGGTATAATGAAAGAAGGGCAAATATTTTTGCTTCAAAGCCAAATCTAGGCCATAAGGCAATTGCTGAACTAGAAAAATATGTCAAAGTAGCAGTTTTAACACAAAATATTGATGGACTCCATCAAAAAGTAGGAAGTACAGAAGTATTAGAGTTACATGGAAGTATCATTAAGATCAAATGTTCAGTTTGTAATTATAAAGAAGAAATGACGTCAGAGATTTCAGAAATTCTACCCTTGTGTAAATGTGGAAATATTTTACGACCTGATGTAGTATGGTTTGGAGAATCTTTGCCACAAGATGTTTGGCAAAAAGCTATGATCCTTGCAAGTCAATGTGATTTAATGGTGATTGTGGGAACATCTCTAGTTGTATCACCTGCAAATACATTACCTATCTATGCAAAACAAAATAATGCAATACTGATTGAAATTAATCCTGAAAATACTGAAATGTCATCTGAAATGGATTTAGTCATAAGAAATACAGGGGCCATTTCTCTACCTGAATTTGTATCATTGTTTAAAAAAAATTAAATTATTTTTGTGAAAAGACACCATTAATATTTGAATCAGAGGAATCACCTGGATTGAACACTGATGAAGAAACTATACCATAATCTTGATGATCAATAATCATATCTACATAATAAGGAATTCCAGTTGCATCATTTACAATAGTTTCAAACATTGAAGTAAAATATGTACCAGAAAAAATTTCTTTTTCTGCAGTTCTAATTACAACATTAATACTATTTGTTTTCCCACTAGAATCAGAGTATTGGAGAAGAATATTGTTATCAGATTGTTGGTTTGTGGATAAAGAAAGGGTCTCATATGTTATTGGAGAATTAGTTTGTATTATAGCAGGATTCGTAGATTTTGATGGAGCAGATGATGAATCAATTGATTTTGAATTTTGTGAAGTTGAATCAGCTACAAAGATATTCTTAATAGATTCAATAGGGTTAAGATTAGAAATTTCTTCGTTAATGACTTTTTGAGAAGATTCTTTTACTTCAGAAACTTCGTTGGAAATTTTATTTCCAGTTTGACTTATTTCATTAGAGATAGTATCTCCTGTTTTATCTATTATTTTATCAATTGAACCATCAATTCTTTCTTCAACTGAAGCTGAAGTTCTAGAGCCAAAATTTGATATATCGTTTTTTAAAGAATCAATTACGCTTGCAGAAGTTGAAGGAAATAAGATATCGATCTCATTAGAAAATACCATGCCTCCTAATATCAAAATACCTGCAATTATTCCTAATTTTATGAACATTTTATTATAATTCAAAAAAAATGATTTTAGATTCATACTAAAAAAAATAGTCAAAACAGAGTGAATTTTCTTAACTAAGTTTCACTAATTTCCTAAAACAATCCAATCAATTACTCCATCAATATTTGATGAAGTAAGAATTACTTTAATTGGTCCCAAAGGGGATTCTTCTGCTTCTTCACAAATTGCTATTTGTTTAACAAAAGCTGCCTGTTTGTTAAGATAAAACCAGGTTGTATCATTATCTAAATTTTTTTCAAGATAACGACGATAAATGTTTTGAGACTTTTTCGAATGAATTGTTTCATGAATTTTTTCAAATGATCTTAATTCTTTTGATTGTGCTGTGATTGAAAAAAGATCAGTTTTGACTGTAGAGTATGGAAAGATATTTGAAATTGCTTTTTTAACTTTTTCAGAATCTTCAGAAGGATGTAAAGTACTTGTCATTTGAATTGTGCAATTAATGTTTGGAATTTTCATTCTATCCAACTTTGAATAATTTCATAGGCGTTTTTGATTAATTCATCTTTTGTCAAGCCAATATTTGATATTGCATAATCAGACAAAGCTATTGAATTGCTAATTCCAACTCCTAATTCACGATTGTCTCTTTCTTCAAAGTGTTCTTTTGTTTGTGGATCATCTGATCTGCCTCTTTTTTGTAGAAAATCAAATCTTGTATCTGTAGAAGCATGAATTGCTAATAGTTTTACGGCACCATATTTTCTTAGTACTTGTATTTCATCATTTGATCTTACTCCATCTACTAGAATCACGTTAGCTGTAGAAGATTCTATTTGTGGTTTTACCAATTCTGCTATAGCACCTGGACCATTTTGCTCTCTTAGTTCAAGCATTAATTTCCCAAGATTTGATCTTGTTAATTCTAAATTTCTTTTTTTTGCTTCGTCCCTAACAGCATTTCCCATATTGATAATTTTGTATCCTTTTGATTCCAAACCTTCAGCAATGGTGGATTTTCCAGCACCAGGCATGCCTGTTAGGCAAACAATTAGTTTTGTCAATATATGATAAAAAAGAGACTCGTCTATGAAGTTACCGGAAATTATTATAAAGATACATCAAAGAATGTTATATGCGAACTTTTGTGGCAGTAGAAATTTCAAATAATGATGTTATTCATTCAATTAAAAAAATTCAAAATAAAATTAACATCGACGCAAAACCTGTTGATTCAGAAAATTTACATTTTACGTTACAGTTTTTAGGAGAGATTTCAGATGATATCTCTCAAAAAATCATTGATGCTCTTAATACGATTGAATTTTCAAGTTTTAGGATTAATTTGAAAGGAATAGGTGCATTCCCTAAACCTAAATTTCCAAGAGTAATTTGGATAGGTACTGATGAGGACGGGGGCAATATGTTAATTCATCTAGCAAAAAAAGTAGAAAAAGTCTTGGAACCTTTGGGATTTTCTCCTGACAAACCATTCAAACCTCACATTACAATATTTAGGATTAAAAAGAAGGTAGGAGATATAACAAAAGAATTGGATAGTCAAAAAATGACAGATTTTGGCATTCAAGAAATAATTAGTTTCAAATTGAAAAAAAGTGAACTTACATCTAGTGGACCAATCTATTTTGATTTAGCGGAGATTAAAGCAAAAAAATGAAACAAATTATTAGTAAAGTGTCTAAAAATGTAATTCCATCAAAAACAATTGAGAAATCAAAAAATAAAATTGCTGGTCAAGCATTCAAGTTAGTAGAAAAAGAAATTGCAAAATATCCAGAAGTTATAGGATTAGAATTTGGAGGATCATATGCAAAAGGCACCTGGTTACCAAAAGATGCAGATATAGATATTTTTGTAAGATTCAAAAAATCTACAATGGAAGAAAAATTTGAAAGAATTTCAAAAAAGATAGGTTTTGATTCGTTAAAAAAATATTCTCCTTATGTCAGGTATTCTGAGCACCCATATGTTGAGGCTAAAATTAAGAATACTAAGATCAATGTAGTACCATTTTATGATGTAAAAATTGGAGAATGGAAAAGTGCTGCAGATAGATCAACATTTCATACTAAATTTATGCAAAAGTCATTAACATCAAAAATGAAAAATGATGTGAGAGTTCTCAAGACGTTTCTAAAATCAAATGGAATTTACGGTGCGGAAATTGCAAAACAAGGATTTAGTGGATATGTATCAGAGGTTTTAGTTTTGCATTTTGGAAGTTTCGAGAATATTATAAAATCAATATCAGAAATTAAAGAAAATCAAGTAATTGGAAAAACTTCAAAGAAATTTGAAACATCAATTGTGATAATTGATCCTATTGACAACAACAGAAACTTAGCTGCTGCAATATCTAATGAAAATATTGGAAAATTTGTTCTAATTTGTAGAGCCTTTAAAGATAAAGGTGTTATAGATTTCTTTAAGAATAAAAAATTAAAAATTTCAAAAAAGTATTGGGAAAATTTGTTAGTTATAAAATTTAATTTCAAAATTAGAAGTCCAGATATAATATGGGGGCAGATTAAAAGAGCTACTTCATCATTGTCTACACAATTAGAACTAGGCGGATTTAATGTATTGAGAAGTAAATCTTACACAGATCAAAAAAATGAAGTTTATCTATTTTTCTTCTTGGAATCATCAAAGATTAACCAAATATATTCAAAGAATGGACCAGATTTTTTTAGAGAAGACAGTTCTAAAAGTTTTATTTCTAAAAATCTTGGAAATACAGAATTAATGTGGATAGGAAATAATGGAAAAATAATTTCAGTGGAAAATAGAAAGCATACAGATGCAGTCAAGTTTATGTCAGAGTTTTTGAAAAAGAATCTTCAAACAGGCATACCCAAAGGTCTTCAAAGTGATTTTAAACAAGGTTACAAAATTTCAGTAGGAAAGAAAAATTTAAGCAAATCAATTAAAGAGGTTGCAAGCGAGTTGATTTCAACAGATGGCACACTTGTTTATTTCAATTAAGAAACTTTCTGATGAGCCATACTCAAAAATTCTTGGATATCCAAAAGCTACTAGTAGTCAAATAAAATCAAGAATCACTGAGTTAGAAAAATTAAAAATTAGATCAGTTTCATTTACAGGTCCTACAACAATTGGTAACCTAGCAATTTTAGGTAAAGGATACGTTGGTGTTGTGGTTCTTGCAAAAAAAAATAACAAATTAGTTGCATTAAAAATTAGAAGAACCGATTCGCAAAGAAATGAAATGAAAAATGAAGCAATTTTACTAAAATTAGTGAATTCTGTAAATGTTGGACCAAAGATGTTAGTTGCTAGTAAAAATTTTTTGGTGATGGAATATCTAGAAGGAATTAAAATTAGTGAATGGGTTTATTTGTTAAAAGGTATTGGAAGTGCAAAAAAAATAAAATCTACAGTCAGAAAAATTTTAGAAGATTGTTATAGGTTAGATCAATTGGGTTTTGATCATGGCGAATTAAGTAATATTTC
This genomic window from Nitrosopumilus ureiphilus contains:
- a CDS encoding serine/threonine protein kinase gives rise to the protein MAHLFISIKKLSDEPYSKILGYPKATSSQIKSRITELEKLKIRSVSFTGPTTIGNLAILGKGYVGVVVLAKKNNKLVALKIRRTDSQRNEMKNEAILLKLVNSVNVGPKMLVASKNFLVMEYLEGIKISEWVYLLKGIGSAKKIKSTVRKILEDCYRLDQLGFDHGELSNISKHVIVGKTKSTLIDFESSSTKRRPSNVTSITQAFFIGSGIAKKVQKIYKNSSKEKIIEALKQYKQEKTRKSFDELLKILKL
- the thpR gene encoding RNA 2',3'-cyclic phosphodiesterase; amino-acid sequence: MRTFVAVEISNNDVIHSIKKIQNKINIDAKPVDSENLHFTLQFLGEISDDISQKIIDALNTIEFSSFRINLKGIGAFPKPKFPRVIWIGTDEDGGNMLIHLAKKVEKVLEPLGFSPDKPFKPHITIFRIKKKVGDITKELDSQKMTDFGIQEIISFKLKKSELTSSGPIYFDLAEIKAKK
- a CDS encoding AAA family ATPase, producing the protein MTKLIVCLTGMPGAGKSTIAEGLESKGYKIINMGNAVRDEAKKRNLELTRSNLGKLMLELREQNGPGAIAELVKPQIESSTANVILVDGVRSNDEIQVLRKYGAVKLLAIHASTDTRFDFLQKRGRSDDPQTKEHFEERDNRELGVGISNSIALSDYAISNIGLTKDELIKNAYEIIQSWIE
- the cca gene encoding CCA tRNA nucleotidyltransferase, with protein sequence MKQIISKVSKNVIPSKTIEKSKNKIAGQAFKLVEKEIAKYPEVIGLEFGGSYAKGTWLPKDADIDIFVRFKKSTMEEKFERISKKIGFDSLKKYSPYVRYSEHPYVEAKIKNTKINVVPFYDVKIGEWKSAADRSTFHTKFMQKSLTSKMKNDVRVLKTFLKSNGIYGAEIAKQGFSGYVSEVLVLHFGSFENIIKSISEIKENQVIGKTSKKFETSIVIIDPIDNNRNLAAAISNENIGKFVLICRAFKDKGVIDFFKNKKLKISKKYWENLLVIKFNFKIRSPDIIWGQIKRATSSLSTQLELGGFNVLRSKSYTDQKNEVYLFFFLESSKINQIYSKNGPDFFREDSSKSFISKNLGNTELMWIGNNGKIISVENRKHTDAVKFMSEFLKKNLQTGIPKGLQSDFKQGYKISVGKKNLSKSIKEVASELISTDGTLVYFN